A part of Arachis hypogaea cultivar Tifrunner chromosome 12, arahy.Tifrunner.gnm2.J5K5, whole genome shotgun sequence genomic DNA contains:
- the LOC112726671 gene encoding 1-phosphatidylinositol-3-phosphate 5-kinase FAB1B, which translates to MDVVDKTFSDIVNVIKSWIPRRSEPANVSRDFWMPDQSCRVCYDCDSQFTLFNRRHHCRLCGRIFCNKCTANSIPAPVTSQINPWDEWEKIRVCNFCYKQWEQGVVAFNNNTQVSNLDCSATLSTLSSVSSKTSVTADSTNITLFSMPYSAGPYQQMQQGPCLNLHQSPMSGNNTDREGLSPPLGGRNDLAGDIGDPLQKQFEFPMNRSDDEDEYGVYQLDSEMRHYPQVNIYYGQAEFEGISNTDGSQKVHPDADNGNANLTSENGFDTQGLERNTAVGKSEDEPYIYENEAPSSLYVSEDVDAEPVDFENNGLLWLPPEPEDAEDERETFFVDEDDEDNDGNGNAIGEWGYLRNSNSFGSGEHRHKDRTSEEQKKVMKNVVDGHFRALVAQLLQVENLPVEDNGENVWMEIITSLSWEAATLLKPDTSKSGGMDPAGNVKVKCIACGSRIESTVVKGVVCKKNVAHRRMTSKVDKPRLLILGGALEYQRVANLLSSVDTLLQQEMDHLKMAVAKIASHQPNILLVEKSVSRYAQEYLLAKDISLVLNVKRPLLERIARCTGTQIVPSIDHLSSPKLGYCEAFHVEKFVENLSSAAAQGGKKPMKTLMFFDGCPKPLSCTILLKGADEEELKKVKHVVQYAVFAAYHLALETSFLADEGVFFPEIPLNSLPLPNTTSTIQRSISTVPDFVAPSSEKSQGLESETGPQRTKSVSSTESYLPNDDPCESLQSASCISHTTAFYSSIVASGNAIPGSYNEKILPSKYTNDSTQPLKEETPEVNNSLGIMNDPTVNGYGPAEKLDHGILADTMQNDLKQISTNRSTVLELSSEDVQSHPEKAGITNEEKVPEEEAFPPSPSDHQSILVSLSSRCVWKGTMCERSQLFRIKYYGSFDKPLGRFLRDHLFDQSFRCHSCEMPSEAHVYCYTHQQGTLTISVKKLPEILLPGEREGKIWMWHRCLRCPRINGFPSATQRIVMSDAAWGLSFGKFLELSFSNHAAASRVASCGHSLHRDCLRFYGFGNMVACFRYASIDVHSVYLPPHKLDFDYGSQDWIQKESDEMVKRAEVLFSEVLNGLSKIGEKRSRAELEGMLQREKLEFEEMLHKVLNQEKRKGQPEIDILEIYRLRRQLLFQSYMWDSRLITGVNLFKSSDETGLSSTSSEDKEIHDENQISVTTTAGSRFKSVDSIDGDPKKLKRSPSVGGVGGGYVKDSQSVAFHRDIDMPKNTNHKKEDQPNLPISKSIYDPSEPLEPELRVRRAMSEGPMSLMSSLSDTLDAKWTGGDHSSAQPDSFLAEATTTSMLKEASSVGDHAEDQNANKSIFSSKGQDNMEDSSSWLAMPFLNFYRQFNKNLFSSTTKFDTLVDSNPVYVSSFWNLELLGGARLLLPIGVNDTVIPIYDDEPSSVIAYALTSPEYHSQLNDDVERPKDASDLGSSYFSESTTLQSYSSTDEIAFDLQKSFGSVEEMLLSMPSRNSLMLDPTLYSKTMHAKVSFGEDGPLGKVRYLVTCYYAKRFEALRRVCCPSEFDYIRSLSRCKKWKAQGGKSNVFFAKTLDDRFVIKQVTKTELESFIKFGPGYFKYLSESIGSGSPTCLAKILGIYQITSKHLKGGKESKMDVLVMENLLFRRTVTRLYDLKGSSRSRYNPDPNGRNKVLLDQNLIEAMPTSPIFVGNKAKRLLERAVWNDTGFLASVDVMDYSLLVGVDEEKHELVLGIIDFMRQYTWDKHLETWVKASGILGGPKNASPTIISPKQYKKRFRKAMTTYFLMLPDQWSPPAIVGSSSQSDLGEDYTQGRSSVE; encoded by the exons ATGGATGTAGTAGACAAGACATTTTCTGATATTGTCAACGTCATCAAATCATGGATTCCCAGGCGATCCGAGCCGGCAAATGTGTCCAGGGATTTTTGGATGCCTGATCAGAGTTGTAGGGTATGCTACGATTGTGATTCCCAGTTCACCTTATTCAATCGAAGGCACCACTGTCGCCTTTGTGGACGAATTTTCTGTAACAAGTGTACTGCAAACTCAATTCCTGCTCCAGTTACCAGCCAGATCAATCCTTGGGATGAGTGGGAAAAGATTCGCGTATGCAATTTTTGTTACAAGCAATGGGAGCAAGGAGTAGTTGCTTTTAATAACAATACACAGGTTTCCAATCTGGATTGCAGCGCTACATTATCAACTTTGAGCTCGGTTAGCAGTAAAACCAGTGTCACTGCTGACAGTActaacattactcttttctccaTGCCTTATTCAGCCGGGCCTTACCAACAAATGCAACAGGGTCCGTGTCTGAACTTGCATCAGTCTCCTATGAGTGGAAACAACACTGATAGGGAAGGTTTATCACCTCCATTAGGGGGGAGGAATGATCTTGCAGGAGACATAGGGGATCCATTACAAAAGCAATTTGAATTCCCAATGAACAG gagtgatgatgaggatgagtatGGTGTATATCAGTTAGACTCTGAGATGAGACATTATCCTCAGGTGAATATCTACTATGGACAGGCTGAGTTTGAAGGAATAAGCAACACTGATGGCTCGCAGAAAGTGCATCCTGATGCAGATAACGGTAATGCAAATCTCACTTCAGAGAACGGATTCGACACACAGGGTTTAGAAAGAAACACAGCAGTTGGGAAGAGTGAGGATGAACCTTATATATATGAAAATGAAGCACCTTCCTCACTATATGTTTCAGAAGATGTTGATGCTGAACctgttgattttgaaaataatggaCTTCTCTGGCTCCCTCCTGAACCAGAAGATGCAGAAGACGAGCGAGAAACTTTTTttgttgatgaagatgatgaagataaTGACGGGAATGGGAATGCCATTGGTGAGTGGGGATATCTGCGCAATTCAAACAGTTTTGGAAGTGGAGAGCATCGCCACAAGGATAGGACAAGTGAGGAGCAGAAGAAGGTAATGAAGAATGTAGTGGATGGACATTTTAGGGCATTGGTGGCTCAGCTGTTACAGGTTGAAAACCTACCTGTTGAAGACAATGGTGAAAACGTTTGGATGGAAATAATCACATCTCTCTCGTGGGAAGCTGCTACTTTATTGAAGCCAGATACTAGCAAAAGTGGAGGGATGGACCCAGCTGGTAATGTGAAAGTCAAATGCATTGCATGTGGCAGCCGCATTGAAAG TACGGTTGTTAAAGGAGTTGTTTGTAAGAAGAATGTGGCTCATCGTCGCATGACATCAAAAGTTGATAAACCTCGCTTGTTGATCCTTGGAGGGGCTCTTGAGTACCAGCGTGTTGCTAATCTGTTGTCTAGTGTAGATACCTTATTACAGCAG GAAATGGACCATCTGAAGATGGCAGTGGCAAAGATAGCATCTCATCAACCAAATATCCTTTTGGTAGAGAAATCAGTCTCTCGATATGCACAGGAATATCTTCTTGCAAAAGACATATCTCTGGTACTTAATGTCAAGAGGCCGCTTCTGGAGCGCATAGCACGTTGCACAGGCACTCAAATTGTGCCTTCAATTGATCATCTTTCATCACCAAAGTTGGGATACTGTGAAGCTTTTCATGTTGAAAAGTTTGTTGAAAATCTTAGCAGTGCTGCTGCTCAAGGTGGtaaaaaaccaatgaaaacattgATGTTTTTTGACGGCTGCCCAAAGCCATTGAGTTGCACA ATTTTACTTAAAGGTGCTGATGAGGAAGAATTGAAGAAGGTAAAGCATGTGGTTCAGTATGCAGTTTTTGCAGCTTACCATCTGGCTTTGGAGACATCTTTTCTTGCTGATGAAGGAGTCTTCTTCCCAGAAATTCCGCTTAACAGTCTGCCTCTTCCTaacacaacatcaaccattcagaGGTCAATCTCAACAGTTCCTGATTTCGTTGCTCCTAGCAGTGAAAAGTCTCAGGGGCTTGAATCCGAAACTGGACCACAGAGAACTAAGAGTGTCAGCAGTACTGAATCCTATTTGCCTAATGATGATCCTTGTGAATCTTTGCAATCTGCATCATGTATCAGCCATACAACTGCCTTTTATTCTTCCATTGTCGCTTCTGGAAATGCAATTCCAGGTTCATACAATGAGAAAATTCTTCCTAGTAAATACACAAATGACTCCACACAACCCCTGAAGGAGGAAACTCCTGAAGTGAACAACTCTTTGGGAATCATGAATGATCCTACTGTAAATGGTTATGGACCTGCAGAGAAATTAGATCATGGCATTTTAGCTGACACTATGCAAAATGATCTCAAGCAAATCTCTACAAACCGATCAACTGTGTTAGAGTTATCTTCAGAAGATGTTCAAAGCCATCCTGAGAAGGCTGGAATCACAAATGAAGAGAAGGTTCCTGAGGAAGAAGCGTTTCCTCCATCACCCTCTGACCATCAAAGCATTTTGGTGTCTTTGTCATCTCGGTGCGTGTGGAAGGGAACTATGTGTGAGAGATCCCAGCTCTTTCGAATCAAATATTATGGCAGCTTTGATAAACCACTGGGTCGGTTTCTTCGGGACCATTTGTTTGATCAG AGTTTTCGATGCCATTCTTGTGAAATGCCATCGGAAGCACATGTGTATTGTTATACTCATCAACAGGGAACACTTACCATATCAGTCAAGAAACTACCAGAAATTCTCCTTCCTGGTGAAAGGGAGGGAAAGATTTGGATGTGGCATAGATGCTTGCGGTGTCCAAGAATCAATGGCTTTCCTTCTGCTACACAGAGAATAGTAATGTCTGATGCCGCATGGGGTTTATCATTTGGGAAATTTTTGGAGCTCAGTTTCTCAAACCATGCTGCAGCCAGCAGGGTTGCAAGCTGTGGTCATTCTTTACACAGAGATTGTCTACGTTTTTATGG ATTTGGGAATATGGTCGCTTGCTTTCGATATGCATCAATTGATGTTCACTCAGTCTACCTTCCCCCACacaaacttgattttgattatGGGAGTCAGGATTGGATACAAAAGGAATCAGATGAG ATGGTTAAACGGGCAGAGGTTTTATTCTCCGAGGTACTCAATGGTCTTAGCAAAATAGGCGAGAAGAGATCAAGGGCTGAACTGGAGGGAATGTTGCAAAGGGAAAAACTGGAATTTGAG GAAATGCTTCATAAGGTTTTGAACCAGGAAAAGAGAAAGGGCCAACCTGAGATTGACATTCTGGAAATTTATCGATTGCGGAGGCAGTTACTTTTCCAGTCATATATGTGGGATAGCCGCCTAATCACTGGGGTCAACTTATTCAAGTCTAGCGATGAAACTGGTTTAAGCAGTACAAGTTCAGAGGATAAGGAAATACATGATGAAAATCAGATAAGCGTGACCACTACAGCAGGAAGCCGCTTCAAAAGTGTTGACTCTATTGATGGTGATCCAAAAAAGCTGAAAAGAAGCCCAAGTGTTGGAGGAGTAGGAGGGGGTTATGTAAAAGATTCCCAATCTGTTGCATTTCATCGAGATATCGACATGCCCAAAAATACCAACCATAAGAAAGAAGACCAACCTAATCTTCCAATCAGCAAAAGCATATATGACCCATCTGAGCCCTTAGAACCTGAATTGCGTGTTCGCAGAGCAATGTCTGAAGGCCCAATGTCTCTCATGTCTAGTTTGTCTGATACACTTGATGCAAAATGGACAGGTGGAGACCACTCTTCGGCACAGCCTGATTCATTTCTGGCAGAAGCTACCACAACTTCGATGCTGAAAGAAGCATCCAGTGTTGGGGATCATGCTGAAGACCAGAATGCCAACAAGAGTATCTTTTCTTCTAAGGGTCAAGATAACATGGAAGACTCTTCAAGTTGGTTAGCAATGCCCTTCTTAAACTTCTATCGCCAGTTTAACAAGAATCTTTTTTCTAGTACAACAAAGTTTGATACACTAGTCGACAGCAATCCGGTTTATGTATCATCCTTCTGGAATCTGGAACTCCTAGGTGGTGCAAGGTTGCTTCTGCCTATTGGTGTTAATGACACTGTCATTCCAATATATGATGATGAACCCTCAAGTGTTATAGCTTATGCCTTGACGTCACCAGAATACCATTCCCAATTGAATGACGATGTAGAGCGACCGAAAGATGCGAGTGATTTAGGTTCATCATATTTTTCTGAATCAACCACCTTACAGTCATACTCTTCTACTGATGAAATAGCTTTTGATCTTCAAAAGAGTTTCGGGTCAGTAGAGGAGATGTTATTGTCAATGCCATCTCGTAACTCGTTGATGCTAGACCCAACATTATATTCAAAGACGATGCATGCCAAAGTTTCTTTCGGAGAAGATGGTCCCCTCGGCAAAGTAAGATATTTGGTGACTTGTTATTATGCCAAGCGATTTGAAGCCTTAAGAAGGGTCTGCTGTCCTTCAGAGTTTGATTATATAAGATCTTTGAGTCGCTGTAAGAAATGGAAAGCTCAAGGTGGGAAGAGCAATGTATTCTTTGCAAAAACATTGGATGATCGATTCGTCATTAAACAAGTAACAAAAACTGAGCTTGAATCATTCATTAAATTCGGGCCTGGATACTTCAAATATCTTTCAGAATCCATTGGCTCAGGAAGTCCGACATGCCTCGCAAAGATTCTTGGCATATACCAG ATTACATCAAAGCATCTCAAAGGAGGGaaagaatcaaagatggatgtTTTGGTTATGGAGAATCTTCTGTTTAGGAGGACTGTGACGCGACTTTATGATCTCAAAGGATCTTCCAGGTCCCGGTACAATCCAGATCCTAACGGGAGGAACAAAGTTCTGCTAGACCAGAACTTGATTGAAGCAATGCCGACTTCTCCTATTTTCGTGGGAAACAAAGCAAAACGGTTGTTAGAGCGAGCCGTCTGGAATGATACCGGCTTTCTTGCA TCGGTTGATGTAATGGACTATTCGCTACTCGTCGGGGTGGATGAAGAGAAGCATGAGTTAGTTCTTGGGATCATTGATTTCATGAGACAGTATACATGGGACAAGCATCTTGAAACATGGGTAAAGGCTTCCGGCATCCTCGGAGGGCCAAAGAATGCGTCTCCGACGATTATATCGCCAAAGCAGTACAAGAAAAGGTTCCGGAAAGCGATGACCACTTACTTTCTCATGCTTCCTGATCAGTGGTCACCTCCAGCCATAGTTGGAAGTTCATCACAGTCTGATTTAGGTGAAGATTACACTCAAGGTAGGTCCTCAGTTGAATGA
- the LOC112726670 gene encoding uncharacterized protein: MAVNCSSAQISIKKYGSFLKHANKDLVPKQSYVPQKKGQQVGGALPLRITASSIKNKVYEDESQGIICYQDENGEIICEGYDEGPRYQHPVRPTCHPRDVEIMNLFLRQSGIQIVKGEEINLNHGEVEGVISLKEDLNLNGFS, translated from the exons ATGGCTGTTAACTGTTCTTCAGCTCAAATCTCAATTAAGAAGTATGGTTCATTTCTAAAACATGCAAACAAAGATTTGGTGCCAAAACAAAGCTATGTCCCACAAAAGAAGGGGCAACAAGTTGGTGGTGCTCTACCATTGAGGATCACAGCATCATCCATCAAGAACAAG GTTTATGAGGATGAATCACAAGGCATAATTTGCTACCAAGATGAGAATGGAGAAATAATTTGTGAAGGTTATGATGAAGGACCTCGTTATCAACATCCTGTTAGGCCAACCTGTCACCCGAG gGATGTTGAAATTATGAATCTTTTTCTAAGACAAAGTGGAATTCAGATTGTTAAAGGGGAAGAAATCAATCTCAATCATGGTGAAGTTGAAGGTGTTATTAGTCTAAAAGAAGATTTAAACTTGAATGGCTTTTCTTAG